The Syntrophobacterales bacterium genome segment TCAATTTCAAACTTACCAACCCCAACAATGTTCTCGCCAAGGTCGAAGATCTCTACTATGAAGTCAAGGTCGATGACGGCACCGCCGACAAAACGATTATTTGCGCAAGTACTATGCCAAACGCCTGGATTCCCGCAGGGGGCGAATTGTCCTGGTCCTCGACAGTGCCTTACATCTACGGAGCGACCCTCGGTTCTTACGCACTGCGAGGTGTCGGTGGAGAGGAAGGTCTTAAAGGGGTTGTCGGCAAACTGATGGAACTTTGGGCGGACTTGGGGAAAGATCAGAGGCCTTTTCTTATCACCGGAAACGTTACGACCTCCCTTCCCGATTGCCCGGAGCTAAAACCCGTTTACAAACAGTTTAAGGCCGAATTCAAGGTTCCGGGTCTATAAATGAAATGGTGACAGAAGAATGGCTCAATCAATTACTCAGGAAACATGGAGCAGGTTTCAATCTCTTCCGGATGAAGACACATTTCCCAAATTACTAAAGCGTAACTACAACAAATGGGGAGACAAGAAGGTTGCCTACCGGTATAAAGACTATGGATACTGGCGGGAACTTACCTGGAAGGACTTTTATGAACGAACCAAATGGTTTGCCGGTGGTCTGGCAAGTCTGGGTTTCGGACACGGCGACAGGATTGCAATCTGCGGAGAGAACGCCCCCGAATGGTTCTGGGGACAGACTTCCGCGCAAAGTCTGGGGGGGGCTTCGGTCGGTTTATATACAGACGCCACCCCTGCCGAACTTCAGTTTATTATCGAACATTCCGATGCAAAAATCGTGATGGTTGACGATCAGGAACAGGTAGATAAAATCCTCTCCATTAAGGACCAAATCCCAAAAGTTGAAAAAGTGATCTTTTGGATCGCCAAGGGAATGTGGAACTATGATGACACTTATTTGATCGGCTTCGATGATATGATGGAGTTGGGAAAAGAGTATGAAGCAGCACATCCCAATTTTTTCGACGAATACATCAACAAAACAAAGGCGAGTGATACCGCGGTTCTGCTTTATACCTCGGGAACAACCGGCCAGCCAAAGGGATCCATCGTTACTTATGGGAATCTGCTGAATTTATTCAAAGGGTGGGACGCGGCCATCCCGTGGAGTGAAAAGGCTGAAAACCTCTCTTTCCTGCCGCCGGCATGGATAGGGGAACAGATCTTTACCGTTGTACCCAATTTGTCAAAAGGGGTGGTCGTCAACTTTATTGAAAAGGCGGAAACCGTCAAATCCGATCTTCGTGAAATAGCCCCCGGGGTTATTCTTCTCGGGGCAAGACAGTGGGAGATGATCTGCTCGGAAATCCAGGCCAAAATGATCGACGCCCCATTCTGGAAAAGGTCCCTTTATAATTTGTTTCTGCCTGTGGGTTACACCATTGCGCAAAAACAACAAGACCGGCAAAAAGTAGGTTGGTTGTGGCGGTTTCTGTTTTTCATTGGCTACTGGGTTGTTTTCAGACATTTACAGGACAAAATCGGCATGACAAAAGTCAAAATTCCGATAACCGCCGGAACCGCCCTCAGCCCGGATAATTTCAAACTGATGAGGGCGATCGGCGTTCCGATTGTCCAGGGCTATGGTTCCACGGAGGTTTCCGGCGTTGATGTCCTCCAGTTGGAAAACGAATATTACCGTTCCGAAGGATCGGGGCAGCCTTTTCCCGGCGTCGAGGTAAGAATTACCGAGGATGGTGAGATACTGCTCGGCGGCGTAGGAGTAGTGCAGGGATATTATAAACGGCCTGAAGAAACCGAGAAAAGTTTTAAAAACGGCTATTTCCACACCGGCGATGGCGGGTACATGGATGAAGAAGGGGAGCTTTACATCATCGACAGGGTTAGAGACATGCAGAAGTTGAAGAGCGGCGAGAAGTTTTCCCCTACTTATATCGAAGGCCGTCTGAAGTTCAGCCCCTTTCTAAAGGATGCGATGGTCATCGGGAACGATAAAGATTTCGTGACCGCGATTCTTAATATGGATTTTGAGAATACAGGCAGATGGGCGGAGAGGAACCATATCGCCTATACGTCTCTTACGGAATTCTCGCAAAAACCCGAGGTAAGAAAACTTTTATCCGGGATCATCCAGAAAACCAATACAACCTTGCCCGAAACAACCCGGGTGAAAAGGTTCATCGTCCTCCATAAGGATTTCGACCCGGACGAGGCCGAGCTGACTCGAACCCGTAAATTGCGGCGGGACTTTGTTGAGAAACGTTATGAAAACATTGTTGAAGCCATGTATCAGGGAAAGGATGTGGTTGATATTGAAACGACGATCACCTACCGGGATGGCAGAAAATCCACGATGAAGCTCCCGATTTATATCGAGTCAATCCAAGGGTAAAAAAAACATGCAAGATATCACAAAAAAACGAGAGCAGAGATACAGCTATGGCCTGGCGCTTCTGCGTGAATGCATTGAGAAGAAACGACCGCTGGCCCATCAAAATGAAGGTGAAGAAAAGGCGCTGCTTAAAGCGGAGAATATCAGCCTTGGCTTCGGCAAGCTGCAAGCCTTGAACGATGTTACCGTTGACGTCAGGGAAAGCGAAATTCTGGCGATCATCGGCCCGAACGGCGCGGGAAAAACATCCCTCCTTAATGTGATCAGCGGCTTCTATAGACCCCAACGGGGCGACGTCTATTTCAACAATAAAAAAATTACCCATCTTTCTTCCCATAAAATTGCCGAACTCGGCATATGCCGGACTTTCCAGAATATTGCCCTGTATAGCGGTTTGACGGTAACCGATAATATTATTGCCGGAAGACATCCCCACATCGATTATAACTTCCTCACC includes the following:
- a CDS encoding ABC transporter ATP-binding protein; its protein translation is MQDITKKREQRYSYGLALLRECIEKKRPLAHQNEGEEKALLKAENISLGFGKLQALNDVTVDVRESEILAIIGPNGAGKTSLLNVISGFYRPQRGDVYFNNKKITHLSSHKIAELGICRTFQNIALYSGLTVTDNIIAGRHPHIDYNFLTGMIYFPWANREEAFQRAVAEDIIDFLELEHVRGSVVGMLAYGLRKRVELGRALALEPRVLLLDEPMAGMNVDEKEDMARFIIDINEFLKIPVVLIEHDMGVVMDIADRIFVLDFGNEIAEGTPEEIKQNKKVISAYLGTG
- a CDS encoding AMP-binding protein — encoded protein: MAQSITQETWSRFQSLPDEDTFPKLLKRNYNKWGDKKVAYRYKDYGYWRELTWKDFYERTKWFAGGLASLGFGHGDRIAICGENAPEWFWGQTSAQSLGGASVGLYTDATPAELQFIIEHSDAKIVMVDDQEQVDKILSIKDQIPKVEKVIFWIAKGMWNYDDTYLIGFDDMMELGKEYEAAHPNFFDEYINKTKASDTAVLLYTSGTTGQPKGSIVTYGNLLNLFKGWDAAIPWSEKAENLSFLPPAWIGEQIFTVVPNLSKGVVVNFIEKAETVKSDLREIAPGVILLGARQWEMICSEIQAKMIDAPFWKRSLYNLFLPVGYTIAQKQQDRQKVGWLWRFLFFIGYWVVFRHLQDKIGMTKVKIPITAGTALSPDNFKLMRAIGVPIVQGYGSTEVSGVDVLQLENEYYRSEGSGQPFPGVEVRITEDGEILLGGVGVVQGYYKRPEETEKSFKNGYFHTGDGGYMDEEGELYIIDRVRDMQKLKSGEKFSPTYIEGRLKFSPFLKDAMVIGNDKDFVTAILNMDFENTGRWAERNHIAYTSLTEFSQKPEVRKLLSGIIQKTNTTLPETTRVKRFIVLHKDFDPDEAELTRTRKLRRDFVEKRYENIVEAMYQGKDVVDIETTITYRDGRKSTMKLPIYIESIQG